The nucleotide window GGGTTGTGACCGCGGCTCTagcctctcactctcccagTGTCCTATCGGGCTACAAGGGGACCTCTCCGCTCCCCTCCATTCTTAATCATAGGATCACTGTTTGTTTCTCCTGGCACACAGTGAGCCCCTTTAAGAGGCCTAttggacgcacacgcacacacacacacacacacacacacacacacacacacagacacacacacacacacacacacacacacacagagagacaaacacacacgcctgccTATACACACGCCCACTCACCCAGATCTCCCCGTCCCCAGGCCAAGGACGGGGGCGACCCAGACGGCCGCAAGCCTTTCAGCAAGCGGGGCTCCAAGCCCGGCGACGGCCCCGAGTTCCTCCCGGCCGCCGACGCCCCCCTCCTGGACCCCATCAGCGAGGAGGACGAGAAGCTGGACCACAGCGTCTCCTCCAGGGCCTCGCGGAagaggggccccgggccccagtACCACGAGCTGCCCAGCGACGACGACGACTCTGGCTCGGAGGACGCCGACAACAGCACCCCCCTGCTGCCCAAGCAGGCCCGcggggccccggccccgcccgcctTCCTCAGCGAGGCGCTGCTCGCGGAGAAGGACTCGTCGGACTCGGGGGTCCGCCCCGGGGACAGCTCCTCCGACCgctccctggaggaggaggacgaggacggggGGACGCCGGGGCCCCTGGAGTCGGAGGGCCCGGGGGGGCTGGTGATGCGGCGCGGCGTGCTGCCCAGCAGCCTGCAGGACGCGGCCGTGGCCCGCATGTCCATCTGCTCGGAGGCGGCGTCGGAGGCCAGCCTGATGGCCAGCAGCCCGGACGAGGGCTGGCCCGCCGCCAACCTCAACGCCAGCACTGACGGGGCGCTGGACAACGCCCCCGCCGCCAACACCAACGCCAACAACAGCCAGCAGCGGCAGGACCTCCGCCCGGAcagccacacccccacctcctcctccgcctcctcctccaccctgggcTCTCCGTCCGACGTGGCGATAACGCCCGGGTCcggcagcaccaccaccgccaccgtccaCCACAACCAGAACCTCCGCTCCATCAGCCTGGGGGACGAGAGGGAGAGCGTCCTCTAGGGCGGCCGCTGGGGGGGGAGGCGACCGTTGGGGGGCCaaccgctggggggggggcgacatgGAGAGCGTCCTCTGGGAGTTTAAGATGGCGGATTTGGAGTCTGGATGTCGTCGTAGTTTTggtgttgtgatgtgtgtggtACCAAAGAAACGTTTCATTAAATGTTACAAAGCTTGAGTAAACAAATACAGGATCATATTAATGTGAATTTTCAACACTTTTTACGTAGAAAGATTGATTTTGGCAAATTGTtttaaagaaaacgttgattcaATGAGAATAATGTAAGCATCGTTAAGTAGGACCGTTTTGTGATCTTTAGTTTTTGAAGTCCTCCGCCGTGTCTGACTGAGGTGTGTTCTGTACGGACTGGTTACCATGTTACATCTCTGTCGGAGCTAGGGTGTGGGTCCATCATATGTGAAGATTTGTTTTGCTTATGTGATGGGGTTTTCCTCTGATGGAGTGCAAATGTTAGGTCAAAGTTGTGGATCTAAAGAATACACCTTCGTGTTCCGTTCAGCTGGCGTTCCACTAGTGTAGTGACGGCTCTGACAAGTGAAGTCATCTGAAGTTGAATTGGGTTCCACTCTGCAGACTCaatttgtggttgtttgtgttatAAGGGGTGGTTTCCGCATGCTCCATTTGAAAGTGGTGATTTATTAGTTCAAAAGTACTTTCAGATACATGTTTGGTGACTCAATAAATTGTTAACTGTTTCAACTCCTGAAATGTGTCCTTTCCTCTTGCCTGAAGAGTTCTGTTCAAAGGTTAATATTGAAGGTGGTGGTTGGTATGAGCATGTGATATTAAGTGTAAAAAATGAATGGTGCAGAAAACTTGAATAACCGTCGAGTATCTTCAATTACTAAATTTCCCGTACTGGTGTCTTCAGTGCTCTCATCACCGGTATGTCTCAGGTTCGCCGGTAGGGGGCGCCATCGGCACACAAACCTGGCGGAGGTGAGCGGTCATGACCGAAAGTTCAGGTAAGTTAAAAGCTCCGCTCTTTTAAATTATTGAATTTAAGTAATACCAAATATTAACCAACTTGTGGACAGCACGCCTTTTGAAAGTTTCGTAGGCAACTGAATTTAATTTGTAATTCAAGCAGCACCATTTTAGTGTCAAAAACCTTTTTACAAGATTGCCCATTTTATTTGAAATTCATTTTAAGAACAATTGTAATAAATATGACTACAACCATCGTCTTGAAGACTATTGGTAGCACCGTCTTCATGGTTAACTGTTTAATCCAGTTTGGGCAGCCCGCATGAGGTTTACCTTTTCCTACAGAACGCAGGCTGGACCTAGACCAGAGTCTGGACCAGAATCTGGACTCTAGACCAGAGTCCAAATTCCAACCGACCAATGCGTAAATTACACTTCATACAACGATTTCACATGACTTCCCATATTTTTACACTTTATATTATTTACAGTAATAGATATTCACGTGGCCTTTTGGATTtattttgtataaaaaaaaaaaaaaggtacgaTTTACATTACTTTTATAAAAAGTTTCAGCATAATTAAGTACAGCATTACACTTTTGCAGAAGTTTGAAATTCCCGCAACTATACACAAGATCAAACTCCGATACGAGTTCACGAGCTTCTCATTCtctcaattcttttttttttttttaacaacgtCCAGTCCTTCACGTGCCGACGAGACGAGACGAAACTTCACAACAAACCGAGTCTTCCTCCGCGTCCGGCCTCCGCAGAAAAAAAGCGAAGTCTTCAACGAGGAGatgcgggggtggggggcgtctcctcctactcttcctcccgTCGTCATGAGAACGACCTTCCGATTCCAGGAAGGTCCGACAAAGTCTTAAGTTAAATTAAACGAGTCCAACAGAAAACACATCACATAAGATTGTCCCGTACGGCCTAAAGTCTCTTGATGTCAACGTCACAAGAAAGAAAtccaggtgggggagggggaagtcCTGCTCCCCtgttcgtgcgtgtgcgtgcgtgtgtgtgtctgtgtgctgtgtgtcttGACCAAACACCTGCAAAAGATTGAGAAAGAGAGGCGTGtttagaaaaatgcaaacagGGCAGAGATCCGGACAGcctggccacacacacgcacacaaaacacgcacacacgaggtAATTGCCGCTCAGCCTCTTCTTGCACCAATTATGTGGAGACGAGGAGTTGAACCCAAATCCTATTATTTAGTGTTACGATACAGATGCTCTTCATTATGGGATAGGAACGCAACGGAACCCTGGCGTCGCTTTTCATAGGAAAAAGCCCCCAGTCAGCGCATTATcactattattatcatcatcatcacaacgacacacactctcacaacgacacacactctcacaacgacacacaaatacacagatggGTGGTTATATTTCCTTCTGCCCGAGCAGTCAACACACTGAGCCTACTTACCGCTTTAACGTCGCTGAGCtcggctgtcatctgtcaggtCTGACGGACACTCCGGAGACTGGAACCCACAAGAAAAGAAACCGTGTTAATTTAACAGTTCTGAGAAGTAGCACAGCTCGAGTCCCGAACAGCAGTAGGCGACACCGCCCATACATATCCGTGACCAGTCATCATGTAAACCTCAACATGTTAGACCCGGGACGCTATACCATGCTAGACCCGGGACGCTATACCATGCTAGACCCGGGACGCTACACCATGCTAGACCCGGGACGTTAGACCCGGGACGGGGGTCTGGTGCTGCAGCTCACGGACGCGCAGACATCAAAACACTGACAGCTCTGTCTATTTCTCATCAAACGAGTCTGGCCCTAACCGCTGTCTAAGGGATTTTCGGTCGGTTCTCCCTGCTGTCTAATGGGTCGTCTACCTGGTCTTTAAGGGGGTCTACATAGTCTTCTAAAGGGGTCTCTGTCTAAGGGGGTCTGGGTCGGTCCTACCTGGCCTCCAATGGGGTCTCGGTCGTTACCTGGACTCTAGGGGCGTCTCGGTTCTACGTGCTATAAGGGGGTCAGGTTCTATAAGGGGCTCTATATTGGGGTCTCGGTCTCAAAGGGGTTCTCGGTGGTTACCTGGAGGGACAGAACGCTGATGTCCGTGTTGAGCGCGCTCAGCGGGGGCCGCGCGTGCTGCAGACTCGTTATCGCGACACTGGAGTCCAGCGCGAGCTGCAGGTCCAGGATGTAGTCGATCACATGCTGCAGGATCTCCATCTTGCTCACGCTCTTGTTCTGCGGGATGCTGGGCACGAGTTCCCGCAGCTTGGAGTAGCAGTCGTTCATGTTGAGCAGCAGGCTGAGGGGGTCGTCTGCGGGGGTCTTGCTCCGGGAGATCAGAGCGTGGTCCGACAGGCTGGAGCCGTTTATCCGGAAGGAGCGCGCGGGGCTGATGGCTTTCATCTCGTAGTCTCGGTAGTTCTCGGAGGTCTTCGTTAGTCTCGAGGTGTTCCGTAGTCTCGATCTCTGGTAGTCTCAGTGTTTAGTAGTCCGGGAGAGGAGGTCGGACGACGGGACTGGATCATCGAGCCGTCAGCCGAGCTTATATAGCCGGCCGCCAGCTCTCCGACGCCAGGGCTGCGGCGGCTCCGATTGGAAGAGCTCGGTGTGGCAATCATCGCCGCTCCGCTCTCTCATTGGCTCGTTCTGCCGAGCGCTCCTAGCCCCACCCTTATCTTCCGCGTTACTAGGGGCAACGCGTGTCGGAGGCGGCGCCGCGGGGCTCTTCAGCTCCGGTGGGCAATTTGGGAAATTGAGCCCTTACCTGTTTGTGATCAGGGAATTAATGATTCCTAATTCAGCAGCAGACCTGGAGAAACGGCGCTCGCGTGTGGCGGGAGGTTTATCGAtgcattattttattaaaatctGAAAGTATAATATCGTATATAATACCAATAAACCCAGCAAACTATTGTCCTTTAGTTTGACGAGCGCCACACTGACTGGCGTGGGACCAAGTGATGGGGCAATTTACactaaatatttaaatgttctttCATTTACAATCAGCGTTTCTTTTCATTAAACGTCTAAATGTGCGCGCGTCCCAGTGCGTCCCGTGCATACGGGAGATGATGTTCTTCACCCGAAGATCCGGAAGATCCTGTCGGAACGAAAACCGTTGATCTGAATCTCAGTGGGACTGCATGGTGGCCCACCTAGCAACACTGCAGTTCCGTGGGGGCCCTCCTACTGCACCTGCATGGGGGCCAAATAGACTAGTGACACTGCACCAGCGTGGGGGCCACTAGTGACATTAGGCTACACGGAGGAAGCCTAATGTTTTCCCTCTGACATCAGAGTGTCAGGAGGTGGTTGGACTGAGGTGTACATGTTGGGTTTAGATGCAGTGGACTCTGCCCACACCTGGAAGAATAGCATTTTATACTTCAACATCTGCTTGAGGAACGGGAACATTTCTATTTTCTACGTGGAGAAATGACAAACTTTGAACCTTCCGTGTATAACTACGCTCCGTTCCTCCTCTGAGATGGTGTCGCCCACCAGGGCTTCTCCGCACACGGGTGAAGgtgctgcgcacacacacacacacacacacacacacacacacacacacacacacacacacacacacacacacacacacacacacacacacacacacacacacacacacacacacacacacacacacacacacacacacacacacacacacacacacacacacacacacacacacacacacacacacactcattgccCCGGGGCGGCTGGGGGCAGTTGATGGCTCCTTCTTTGCGTTTGGATTACATTGATCAATGCATTTATAAAGAAGAGCGGAACAGGTCACAGGTCAGATAACCTAAAGATATGAACTGCCACTCATAAACTGAAGATATGACCCAAGACGTGTCACTCATAACCTGAATTTGAATGTGTTTGCAGAACACTCGACTGAATCCTGAATCCAGCCTCATTGTTTACTGTAAAGGGAAGGTGAACTGGGTGATCTTGTGATGCTTTGTGTAAAATACAGTAGAACTCAGTTTTGTCATTTATATtgtaatatatatcatatatgcTTTACATTGGCATGAGCAGAAAGAGGTCTATTGTCAAACATAACGCAGTGTTCACTGCAGATCCACGCCGATCGCGGTGAACAGTCACTTCTGCAGACTCTGGTTCTTCGGTTCTTTTGG belongs to Gadus chalcogrammus isolate NIFS_2021 chromosome 5, NIFS_Gcha_1.0, whole genome shotgun sequence and includes:
- the id2a gene encoding DNA-binding protein inhibitor ID-2a codes for the protein MKAISPARSFRINGSSLSDHALISRSKTPADDPLSLLLNMNDCYSKLRELVPSIPQNKSVSKMEILQHVIDYILDLQLALDSSVAITSLQHARPPLSALNTDISVLSLQSPECPSDLTDDSRAQRR